Within the Micromonospora citrea genome, the region GGGAGGCGGACCGGCTTGTCCACGCTCGGGGCCGACCTGCCCCCGGCCGGCTCGGGCCGCGCCTCCGTCGGGTCGGGTCTGTGGGTCGAGTCTGTCCCCGGGCGCTCGCTCGCGGTAGACGAACCCGGCTCGGCGGCGTCCCGGTGCGGCTCGCTGGTGGGTGTTTCGACGGCAGTTGGCTCGACGCCGGTTGACGTGCCGTCAACCGGCTCGGCGGTCAGCCTCGCGGCACCAATGAGGTCCGGGTCGCCGCCGGTCGCCGCCTCCAGCCGCTCCCCGCCGCCGCGTTCCCAGCCAAGCACCTGCGAGAGTTCGTCCGGTAAGGGAGGTACCTCGTCGAGTAGTCCCCACGGCGGGCGAACCCTCGGCTCGTCGACGGATGAGCCGGCGGCAGCCTTGCCCGCGGCGTCAGTGGCGGCGACCGGCTCGGGTTGGCCCGCCATGGCTGCGGCAAGCCTCTTGCGCACCGTGATCCAGCCGTCCACCGTTTCCTGGTCACCGCCGCAGGCCCGGACGAAAGCCGCGACCAGCTCCTCTCTCGGCAGGGTGGCTCGGCCCAACGCCGTGTTCAGCGTGCTGTGCGGCAGCACGTCGCCGGCTTCCCGCGCCTTCCTCGAAACCTGCCGGATGGTCAGTCCGGACCACTGACGTAGCGCGCGCATCTGGGCCACGAACTCGGCCGCTGACCCGACGGCCTGTGGATCAGGCGCCCGGCCGGCGGTGGGCTGCTCGTTCGCCATCGACCGATCCTCCCCCGCGCGTAGGTCCAGCGCGTACAGCCGCGCCGCCCGATTCAAGCCGATCAGTCAACGGATCGCTACCTCGTCAGGATCAATTCAGAACAATCCTCAATAGACAGGACCACATACTCGGACGTGACCAGTTCTCGCGAACCACGGCACGCAGCGGTTCGTCGCGACGGCGGGACGATCTACCCGGCGCGCTGGCCACGGGGCGGCCGGCCACGCACGTCCGGCCCCTGCCAGCCACCGGCGTGGTCCCGTACCGTCCGGCGGCCGCTGGACAGCGACAACCTCGCCGACCCTCCACAGACGATGGGACAGCGGGCGCTGACGATTCGAACCGCGACCGCGCCGCCCGTAGCCGGCCGCCCGGTGCACCGCCCGCTCGAAAACTGGACACCGCCAACACCCACGCGAAGCGAACCCAGGATCCGGACAACTTCCCGGAACAGTGGCCCGGGTACGTCCGTACGTCCCGGAGGCCACTGTTTCCGGGAATCGCGCCGCCACCCGCCCGACGGCGCGGTGCGGGGCGCGGGGGTGTCAGAGGGTCGGTCGGGTCCAGCGGTCGTGGTGGATCGCCTCGGCCAGCGGGCGCTTCTGCCGCCAGCCGTGCCGGGCCAGGTCGGGTACGCGCTCGAAGTGGGTGACCGGGCCGACGCAGAGCCACGCCACCGGCCGGACGCCGTCGGGGATGCCGAGCAGGTCGGCCAGCCACGGCTCCCGGTAGAACGACACCCAGCCGACGCCCAGCCCTTCGGCGGTCGCGGCCAGCCAGAGGTTCTGGATGGCGAGGCAGGCGGAGTAGAGCCCGGTGTCGGCGATGGCGTGCCGACCGAGCACGGCGGGGCCACCCCGGGCCGGGTCGTAGG harbors:
- the bluB gene encoding 5,6-dimethylbenzimidazole synthase, which encodes MDLYDVIHLRRDVRAQFTGAPVPEETLHRVLAAAHAAPSVGYSQPWDFIVVRDPELRRRFHEHVHTERATFAATLDGEAAERFARIKIDGVLESTLSVVVTYDPARGGPAVLGRHAIADTGLYSACLAIQNLWLAATAEGLGVGWVSFYREPWLADLLGIPDGVRPVAWLCVGPVTHFERVPDLARHGWRQKRPLAEAIHHDRWTRPTL